One Phaseolus vulgaris cultivar G19833 chromosome 2, P. vulgaris v2.0, whole genome shotgun sequence DNA window includes the following coding sequences:
- the LOC137809719 gene encoding uncharacterized protein: MNWVCGDSLGHGAFATVNIVVPASGSTFFPSAAAVKSSVSHNACLLKHEKEILYRLGSSPYIINCFGHDHTVENSEEFYNVFLEQAAGGSLADQVKKHGGNLPEPFMRRCTRSIGEGLHCDVKLQNDIVFDNSEVATRMKHVIRNEGCNRNYQRFPYRKTSKTSAIKTGLRSSITCKYWINGNCMYGDQCRNLHSWSISEGTSIDVKEDNIIPSRLIWWTPPFEGFVKINCDGAFTMHGNKAGAGGVVRDWRGEFIFGFSSGLKNYSVLMAELEAIKIGIEIAISKGYKNLMVESDSKVAIDIITSLVVQQSNGDTSQSQNDMSSIIEISKTANKIHWNHVFREVNSAADGLAKHGLSLCPEEGVEVFEDPPYFIESHLYLDRAGKIYRR, from the exons ATGAACTGGGTTTGTGGAGACTCACTCGGCCATGGAGCCTTCGCCACCGTCAACATCGTCGTGCCTGCAAGCGGCTCCACTTTTTTCCCTTCTGCAGCTGCCGTCAAATCCTCTGTTTCCCACAACGCGTGTTTGCTAAAACACGAAAAGGAGATACTCTATCGTCTTGGCTCTTCCCCTTACATCATCAACTGTTTCGGTCACGATCACACCGTCGAAAACAGCGAGGAGTTCTACAACGTCTTCCTCGAACAGGCCGCCGGAGGTTCCCTCGCCGATCAGGTCAAGAAACACGGCGGAAACCTCCCGGAGCCTTTCATGCGGCGATGCACAAGGTCCATCGGGGAAGGGCTTCACTGCGACGTGAAGCTTCAAAACGATATCGTTTTCGACAATAGCGAG GTTGCAACAAGGATGAAACACGTTATCAGAAATGAAGGATGTAATAGAAATTATCAAAGATTTCCTTATAGGAAGACATCCAAAACAAGTGCGATTAAGACTGGTTTGAGATCATCAATTACATGCAAATATTGGATAAATGGTAATTGCATGTATGGTGATCAGTGTCGAAATTTACATTCCTGGTCTATTTCAGAGGGAACTTCTATTGATGTGAAG GAGGACAATATAATACCTTCAAGATTAATTTGGTGGACACCACCTTTTGAAGGATTTGTCAAGATTAACTGTGATGGAGCATTTACAATGCACGGAAACAAAGCAGGCGCAGGAGGGGTTGTAAGAGATTGGAGAGGAGAATTTATCTTTGGTTTCTCTAGTGGCTTGAAAAATTATTCTGTACTCATGGCTGAATTAGAGGCAATCAAGATTGGAATTGAAATAGCAATTTCCAAGGGATACAAAAACTTAATGGTTGAAAGTGATTCTAAAGTTGCCATTGATATTATTACTAGCCTTGTAGTCCAACAAAGCAATGGCGACACAAGTCAAAGTCAAAATGACATGTCTTCAATAATTGAGATAAGTAAGACGGCTAACAAGATTCATTGGAATCACGTGTTCAGGGAGGTAAACTCAGCAGCTGATGGCCTTGCAAAACATGGGTTGTCATTGTGCCCTGAGGAAGGCGTTGAAGTTTTTGAAGATCCTCCCTATTTTATTGAGAGTCATTTGTATTTAGATAGAGCTGGAAAAATATATCGTCGATGA